Proteins encoded within one genomic window of Streptomyces sp. NBC_00523:
- a CDS encoding uroporphyrinogen-III synthase has product MSPTGPAASDFPVHSAGHVTFLGAGPGDPGLLTLRAVEALASADVLVAEPDVLGVVRCHARAGVSTPELAVVDAQSTAAGVPVLRDAANLVMEAAKGGRRVVRAVAGDPGLDGNAAAEMLACASAGIPFEVVPGVANAVGVPAYAGVPLRDAQGADVRFVDARTATDRCWSEVGASDGTCVISTSLDAVAAAAGELVAAGRKPDTPLTVTAGGTTTRQRTWTATLGTIAQVFKQGKVLPSPEGHQPVIAVVGERSSAAQRDQLAWFESKPMFGWKVLVPRTKEQAASLSDQLRSYGAVPHEVPTIAVEPPRTPQQMERAVKGLVTGRYEWIAFTSVNAVKAVREKFEEYGLDARAFAGIKVAAVGEQTAAALIDFGVKPDLVPSGEQSAAGLLEDWPPYDPVFDPIDRVFLPRADIATETLVAGLIELGWEVDDVTAYRTVRASPPPAETREAIKGGGFDAVLFTSSSTVRNLVGIAGKPHNVTVIACIGPATAKTAEEHGLRVDVLSPEPSVHKLAEALAEFGARRRDAAREAGDPVTRPSERRPGARRRRTTT; this is encoded by the coding sequence TTGAGCCCCACCGGCCCCGCCGCATCCGATTTCCCGGTCCACTCCGCAGGGCACGTCACCTTCCTCGGCGCCGGTCCCGGCGACCCGGGACTGCTGACCCTGCGCGCCGTCGAGGCGCTCGCGAGCGCGGACGTCCTGGTCGCCGAACCGGATGTTCTCGGCGTCGTCCGCTGCCATGCGCGGGCAGGGGTAAGCACCCCTGAACTGGCGGTTGTTGACGCGCAGTCAACAGCTGCCGGAGTGCCCGTTCTCAGGGATGCGGCCAATCTTGTCATGGAGGCCGCGAAGGGCGGCAGGCGGGTCGTCCGTGCCGTGGCCGGAGACCCCGGCCTCGACGGGAACGCCGCCGCCGAGATGCTGGCCTGCGCCTCCGCCGGCATCCCCTTCGAGGTCGTCCCGGGCGTCGCGAACGCCGTCGGGGTGCCCGCGTACGCCGGGGTGCCGCTGCGGGACGCGCAGGGCGCGGACGTACGGTTCGTCGACGCCCGTACGGCCACCGACCGCTGCTGGAGCGAGGTCGGCGCGAGCGACGGCACGTGCGTCATCTCGACGTCGCTCGACGCGGTGGCCGCCGCCGCCGGTGAGCTGGTCGCGGCGGGCCGCAAGCCCGACACCCCGCTGACCGTGACGGCGGGCGGCACGACGACGCGCCAGCGCACCTGGACGGCGACCCTCGGGACGATCGCCCAGGTCTTCAAGCAGGGCAAGGTGCTCCCGTCTCCGGAGGGGCACCAGCCGGTCATAGCCGTGGTCGGGGAGCGCAGCTCCGCCGCCCAGCGCGACCAGCTCGCGTGGTTCGAGTCCAAGCCGATGTTCGGCTGGAAGGTCCTCGTGCCGCGTACGAAGGAGCAGGCGGCCTCGCTCTCCGACCAGCTGCGGTCCTACGGCGCCGTGCCGCACGAGGTGCCGACGATCGCCGTCGAGCCGCCGCGTACGCCCCAGCAGATGGAGCGGGCGGTCAAGGGCCTGGTCACCGGCCGGTACGAGTGGATCGCCTTCACCAGCGTCAACGCCGTGAAGGCCGTCCGGGAGAAGTTCGAGGAGTACGGGCTCGACGCCCGGGCCTTCGCGGGGATCAAGGTCGCCGCGGTCGGCGAGCAGACCGCCGCCGCGCTGATCGACTTCGGTGTGAAGCCGGACCTGGTGCCGTCGGGCGAGCAGTCCGCCGCCGGGCTGCTTGAGGACTGGCCGCCGTACGACCCGGTCTTCGACCCGATCGACCGCGTCTTCCTGCCGCGCGCCGACATCGCCACCGAGACCCTGGTGGCCGGGCTGATCGAGCTCGGCTGGGAGGTGGACGACGTCACCGCGTACCGCACGGTCCGCGCCTCGCCGCCGCCCGCCGAGACCCGCGAGGCGATCAAGGGCGGCGGCTTCGACGCGGTGCTCTTCACCTCGTCCTCGACCGTGCGCAACCTGGTCGGCATCGCGGGCAAGCCGCACAACGTGACGGTCATCGCCTGTATCGGCCCCGCCACGGCGAAGACCGCCGAGGAGCACGGGCTGCGCGTGGACGTGCTGTCGCCGGAGCCCTCGGTGCACAAGCTGGCCGAGGCGCTGGCGGAGTTCGGCGCGCGGCGCCGGGACGCGGCGCGGGAGGCCGGTGACCCGGTGACCCGGCCGAGCGAGCGGCGTCCGGGTGCGCGCAGACGGCGTACGACGACCTGA
- the hemC gene encoding hydroxymethylbilane synthase, which translates to MTDNSPLRLGTRRSKLAMAQSGHVADAVSEVTGRAVELVEITTYGDTSREHLAQIGGTGVFVAALREALLRGEVDFAVHSLKDLPTAQPEGLALAAVPVREDPRDALIARDGLTFAELPPGARVGTGSPRRMAQLNAYARSHGLDIETVPIRGNVDTRIGFVRGGELDAVVLAAAGLSRLGRSGEVTDFLPVDTVLPAPGQGALAIECAASSADLAAALAELDDPYTRVAVTAERALLAALEAGCSAPVGALADLLADGQAVNELRLRGVVGSTDGASLVQMSTTGPVPTSHDDAAAIGRELAADMLAKGAAGLMGERAL; encoded by the coding sequence ATGACCGACAACTCACCCCTGCGACTGGGGACCAGGCGATCCAAGCTCGCCATGGCCCAGTCCGGCCACGTAGCCGATGCGGTCAGCGAGGTGACCGGGCGCGCCGTCGAACTCGTGGAGATCACCACGTACGGGGACACCTCCCGGGAGCACCTGGCGCAGATCGGCGGGACCGGAGTCTTCGTCGCCGCGCTGCGCGAGGCGCTGCTGCGCGGCGAGGTGGACTTCGCCGTCCACTCGCTGAAGGACCTGCCGACCGCGCAGCCCGAGGGCCTGGCGCTGGCCGCGGTGCCGGTGCGCGAGGACCCGCGCGACGCGCTGATCGCCCGGGACGGGCTGACCTTCGCGGAGCTGCCGCCCGGCGCCCGCGTCGGCACCGGCTCCCCGCGCCGCATGGCCCAGCTCAACGCGTACGCCCGAAGCCACGGCCTCGACATCGAGACCGTTCCGATCCGCGGCAACGTCGACACCCGGATCGGGTTCGTACGCGGCGGCGAGCTGGACGCGGTGGTTCTCGCCGCGGCCGGGCTCAGCCGTCTGGGCCGCAGCGGTGAGGTGACCGACTTCCTGCCGGTCGACACCGTGCTGCCCGCTCCCGGCCAGGGAGCACTGGCGATCGAGTGCGCTGCGAGCAGCGCCGACCTCGCCGCCGCGCTCGCCGAGCTCGACGACCCGTACACCCGGGTCGCCGTGACCGCCGAGCGTGCCCTGCTCGCCGCCCTGGAGGCCGGCTGCTCCGCACCCGTGGGTGCGCTGGCCGACCTCCTGGCCGACGGTCAGGCTGTCAACGAACTGCGCCTGCGCGGTGTCGTCGGTTCCACCGACGGTGCCTCGCTGGTGCAGATGTCCACCACCGGTCCCGTTCCCACGTCGCACGACGACGCGGCGGCGATCGGTCGCGAACTCGCGGCCGACATGCTTGCCAAGGGTGCGGCCGGTCTTATGGGGGAGCGAGCACTTTGA
- a CDS encoding glutamyl-tRNA reductase, with translation MSLLLVGLSHRSAPVSVLERASLAADTRAKLLQDTLAAEPAAEATVLATCNRIELYADVDKFHAGVAELSTLLAQHSGVGLDELTPYLYVHYEDRAVHHLFSVACGLDSMVVGEGQILGQIKDALALGQELHTAGRLLNDLFQQALRVGKRAHSETGIDRAGQSLVTFGLEQLADGPDTAAWARGKRALVIGAGSMSSLAAATLARSGVAEIAVANRTRARADRLVEILNQPGGTGVRARAVEMAEVTGELTRADIAVSCTGATGLVLTAETVAGAIGQDHVPDPASGLIPAQSTGPERLALLDLAMPRDIDVAAGRLDGVRLVDIESLAEASADAPMAADVDQVRTIVADEVAAFGAAQRAAHITPTVVALRTMAAGVVADEIARLDGRLPDLDEKQRAEITQTVRRVVDKLLHAPTVRVKQLASEPGGAGYADALRELFDLDPQTVAAVSRADLNDPNRGRS, from the coding sequence ATGAGCCTGCTCCTCGTGGGTCTGAGCCACCGCAGCGCCCCCGTCTCCGTACTGGAACGCGCCTCGCTGGCCGCCGACACCCGGGCCAAGCTGCTCCAGGACACCCTGGCGGCCGAGCCCGCCGCCGAGGCCACCGTCCTCGCCACCTGCAACCGCATCGAGCTGTACGCCGACGTGGACAAGTTCCACGCGGGCGTCGCCGAGCTGTCCACGCTCCTCGCCCAGCACAGCGGCGTCGGCCTGGACGAGCTCACTCCGTATCTCTACGTGCACTACGAGGACCGGGCCGTCCACCACCTGTTCTCGGTGGCCTGCGGGCTCGACTCGATGGTCGTCGGCGAGGGCCAGATCCTCGGCCAGATCAAGGACGCGCTCGCCCTCGGCCAGGAGCTGCACACCGCGGGCCGGCTGCTCAACGACCTCTTCCAGCAGGCCCTGCGCGTCGGCAAGCGCGCCCACAGCGAGACCGGGATCGACCGGGCCGGGCAGTCGCTCGTCACCTTCGGCCTGGAACAGCTCGCCGACGGCCCCGACACCGCCGCCTGGGCCAGGGGCAAGCGCGCCCTCGTCATCGGCGCCGGCTCCATGTCCTCGCTGGCCGCCGCGACGCTGGCCCGCTCCGGCGTCGCCGAGATCGCCGTCGCCAACCGCACCCGGGCCCGCGCCGACCGCCTGGTCGAGATCCTGAACCAGCCAGGCGGTACGGGGGTGCGCGCCCGGGCCGTCGAGATGGCCGAGGTCACCGGCGAACTGACACGTGCCGACATCGCCGTCTCGTGCACCGGCGCCACCGGACTCGTGCTCACCGCCGAGACCGTCGCCGGGGCGATCGGCCAGGACCACGTGCCCGATCCGGCGAGCGGCCTGATCCCGGCGCAGTCCACCGGACCCGAGCGCCTGGCGCTGCTGGACCTCGCCATGCCGCGCGACATCGACGTGGCGGCCGGCCGCCTCGACGGTGTGCGCCTCGTCGACATCGAGTCGCTCGCGGAGGCGTCGGCCGACGCCCCGATGGCCGCCGATGTGGACCAGGTGCGCACCATCGTCGCCGACGAGGTCGCCGCCTTCGGGGCCGCCCAGCGCGCCGCCCACATCACCCCGACCGTCGTCGCCCTGCGCACGATGGCCGCCGGCGTGGTGGCGGACGAGATCGCCCGGCTGGACGGACGCCTCCCCGACCTGGACGAGAAGCAGCGCGCCGAGATCACGCAGACCGTGCGCCGCGTGGTGGACAAGCTCCTGCACGCGCCCACCGTGCGGGTCAAACAGCTCGCCAGCGAGCCCGGCGGCGCCGGGTACGCGGACGCGCTGCGCGAACTCTTCGACCTCGACCCGCAGACGGTCGCCGCCGTCTCCCGGGCAGACCTGAACGACCCGAATCGAGGGCGGTCATGA
- a CDS encoding redox-sensing transcriptional repressor Rex: MATGRNHRPATRSRGIPEATVARLPLYLRALTALSERSVPTVSSEELAAAAGVNSAKLRKDFSYLGSYGTRGVGYDVEYLVYQISRELGLTQDWPVAIVGIGNLGAALANYGGFASRGFRVAALIDADPAMAGTPVAGIPVQHADDLDRIISENGVSIGVITTPPGAAQQVCDRLVAAGVTSILNFAPTVLSVPEGVDVRKVDLSIELQILAFHEQRKAGEESVDNAPDPAAPPVRATTTGRKGPDGDMPAVMPA; this comes from the coding sequence GTGGCAACTGGCCGAAATCACCGACCGGCGACCCGTAGCCGAGGAATTCCCGAGGCCACCGTCGCCCGACTTCCGCTGTATCTCCGTGCGCTGACCGCGCTCTCCGAGCGCTCGGTCCCCACGGTCTCCTCCGAGGAGCTCGCCGCGGCGGCGGGGGTCAACTCCGCGAAGCTGCGCAAGGACTTCAGCTATCTCGGCTCGTACGGGACGCGCGGCGTCGGCTACGACGTCGAGTATCTCGTCTACCAGATCTCGCGCGAGCTCGGCCTCACCCAGGACTGGCCGGTCGCCATCGTCGGCATCGGTAACCTCGGCGCGGCCCTCGCCAACTACGGCGGCTTCGCCTCCCGGGGCTTCCGGGTCGCCGCGCTCATCGACGCCGACCCGGCCATGGCCGGTACGCCCGTCGCGGGCATCCCCGTCCAGCACGCCGACGACCTCGACCGCATCATCAGCGAGAACGGCGTCTCCATCGGCGTGATCACCACGCCGCCCGGCGCCGCCCAGCAGGTGTGCGACCGGCTCGTCGCCGCCGGTGTCACCTCGATCCTGAACTTCGCGCCGACCGTCCTCTCCGTGCCCGAGGGCGTCGACGTGCGCAAGGTGGACCTCTCCATCGAGCTCCAGATCCTCGCCTTCCACGAGCAGCGCAAGGCCGGTGAGGAGAGCGTCGACAACGCGCCCGACCCGGCCGCACCGCCCGTGCGCGCCACCACCACCGGCCGGAAGGGACCCGACGGGGACATGCCCGCCGTGATGCCGGCATGA
- a CDS encoding glutaredoxin family protein, with product MSALLRRRKKSPAERVVTLVGKPGCHLCDDARAVVRAVCEETGASWEEKDITQDEELYREYWEQIPVVLVDNEQHTFWRVDPARLRSALLS from the coding sequence ATGAGTGCCTTGCTGCGTCGTAGGAAGAAGAGTCCCGCCGAGCGGGTGGTGACCCTGGTGGGAAAGCCCGGCTGTCACCTCTGTGACGACGCCCGCGCGGTGGTCCGGGCGGTCTGCGAGGAGACCGGTGCCTCCTGGGAGGAGAAGGACATCACCCAGGACGAGGAGCTGTACCGGGAGTACTGGGAGCAGATCCCCGTCGTACTCGTGGATAACGAACAGCACACGTTCTGGCGGGTCGACCCGGCGAGACTGCGCAGCGCGCTGCTTTCCTGA
- a CDS encoding HAD family hydrolase, with product MAALGWLTPRRRSATARSVLAGEAAAEAARKSSLEAESAADSAAAAEPEEPEFPVVGDERAAAFFDLDNTVMQGAALFHFGRGLYKRKFFERRELTRFAWQQAWFRLAGVEDPEHMQDARDSALSIVKGHRVSELMSIGEEIYDEYMADRIWPGTRALAQAHLDAGQRVWLVTAAPVETATIIARRLGLTGALGTVAESVDGVYTGRLVGEPLHGPAKAEAVRALAAAEGLDLARCAAYSDSHNDIPMLSLVGHPYAINPDTKLRKHARARDWRLRDYRTGRKAAKVGIPAAAGVGALAGGTAAAVALHRRRR from the coding sequence ATGGCCGCTCTTGGATGGCTCACCCCCCGCAGGCGTTCCGCCACGGCTCGCAGCGTGCTGGCGGGCGAGGCGGCGGCGGAGGCCGCGCGGAAGTCCTCGCTCGAAGCCGAATCCGCCGCCGACTCCGCCGCCGCGGCCGAGCCGGAGGAGCCGGAGTTCCCCGTCGTCGGCGACGAACGGGCCGCCGCCTTCTTCGATCTCGACAACACCGTGATGCAGGGCGCCGCGCTCTTCCACTTCGGCCGCGGCCTGTACAAGCGGAAGTTCTTCGAGCGCCGCGAGCTCACCCGGTTCGCCTGGCAGCAGGCGTGGTTCCGGCTGGCCGGTGTCGAGGATCCGGAACACATGCAGGACGCCCGCGACAGCGCGCTGTCCATCGTGAAGGGCCACCGCGTCTCCGAGCTGATGTCCATCGGCGAGGAGATCTACGACGAGTACATGGCCGACCGCATCTGGCCCGGCACCCGCGCCCTGGCCCAGGCCCACCTGGACGCCGGCCAGCGGGTCTGGCTCGTCACCGCCGCCCCGGTGGAGACCGCCACGATCATCGCCCGCCGGCTCGGCCTGACCGGGGCGCTCGGCACGGTCGCCGAATCGGTCGACGGGGTCTACACCGGCCGCCTGGTCGGCGAACCCCTGCACGGCCCCGCGAAGGCCGAGGCGGTCCGCGCCCTGGCGGCGGCGGAGGGCCTGGACCTGGCGCGCTGCGCGGCGTACAGCGACTCGCACAACGACATCCCGATGCTGTCGCTGGTGGGCCACCCGTACGCGATCAACCCGGACACCAAGCTCCGCAAGCACGCCCGGGCCCGCGACTGGCGGCTGCGCGACTACCGCACCGGCCGCAAGGCGGCCAAGGTCGGCATCCCGGCCGCCGCCGGGGTCGGCGCCCTCGCGGGCGGCACGGCCGCGGCCGTCGCCCTGCACCGCCGCCGCCGCTGA